ctccctgctcagcggggagcctgcttctccctctgaccctaccccctctcatgtactctctctctctctcactctcgctctctcaaataaataaataaatctttaaaaaaaaaaaaaaaaaagacccaaaggcTCCAGAAAGGAAGGACGGTGGGGAAGCAAAGGGGCCTCACCTCGGCATCCCCGGGTTTCCAGCCGCCTGCAGCGCCCTCACCCTACCCTCCATCCCCTGCACCCTCACCCCGACAGCTCCAAGCccgcaccacccccaccccacccccccacccccggcctcccTCCTCCAGCGCCAGGCGCCACTGAAGCCCCTTCGGCCGAGCTGTCCACGCCCAGCTCCAGCTGCCGGGAACCGGCCCAGCTTGTCGGCGCGGCCAGGGCTCCTGCGGCTCGGTGCGTCCCGCAGCTCGGATCCCCCCTCCTCGGAGCCCCGAGGACGCTCGGGTGGCGCCCTGGAAGGCGACCCAGTCAGGAGGGCCCtaacacccacacccaccccctctcctcctctcactCAGGCTACGCGCTTTGCGGTGTCTGCTTTTATTCCCTCCGGACACAGAGCCAGCAGGGGCCGCGCCTCCCTCTCGGGGCGGAGAAGGGGACGGGGCAGGTGGGGACGGGAGTGGCACCGCCCTCGCCCGACGGACGCGCGGTCTGGGCGGAGGCGAGGGCGACTTCTTACTGCACGCCTTCCATCATCTTCAGGAACTCTGCGGGGACGGGGAGGGGAAGCGTAAATCGCCCGGCGCCGGCGACAGCTCCCCGCCCTGCCCACCAAGCCACGGGCGGCCGCGTGGGGGCCACGCCCCGGGCGTTCCCGcgtggccccgccccccgccgcgcTCCCGCGGGCCTCACCGTCGAAGTCAATGCGGCCGTCGTTGTTCTTGTCACCGTCTTTCATTAGGGATTCGAGCTCCTCGTCTGTCACGTGCTCCCCAGAGGCCCTGAAAATCTCAGCCAGCTCTTCCGCATCGATGTAGCCGTCTGCGTTCCTTCGGGGCGAAGCGACAGGGTAGGACTCAGGGCGGGCAAGGGCGAGGCGCCCTGGCCACGGCGACGCCCCCTCCCGCACCGGCGCGCGGAGAACCGAAGCGCCCCGCCGGCGGGACTCGCCCAGCTCAGCGCCTTCGCGGCTCCCAGGCCCCCAGTGCACCTGTCAAAGATGCGGAAGCACTCGGCCAGCTCCTCCTCGCTCTTCCCCTTCGCATCCTCTTTCATCTGGCGCACCATCATGACCAAGAACTCCTCGAAGTCGATGGTGCCGCTCCCTGAGGGGAGCAGGGGGTTGAGTGAGCCTCAGCCCTGCgtgcccacctctccccaccatcGCAGCCCCGCCTCGGAGGACCACCTGCTCACCGTCCTCGTCCACCTCCTCGATGATGGCGTCCAGCTCCTCTTTGGTGGGTGTCTGGCCTAGCATCCTCATCACCGTGCCCAGCTCCTTGACGCTAATGTCCCCGCCACCATCAGCGTCAAACATGTCGAAGGCAGCCTTGAACTCTGGAAGAGGCAGAGGACTGAGGTGGGCCTGGCCGGACTGTCAGCCTCACACCTTCTCTCCCACCTTGCCCGGACACGGAACACTGCCCAGCACACGTCCACCCGGCAGCCAGCCCTCCCACCCGCGCTCCTGCACTCACCAGCGATCATCTCCTCGCTGAGGTAGGACCGGGCCTCCGCCTGCTGGTCCGTCTGCAGAAGACACAGAATCAGAGAGCAGAAGGGGCGGCCCCAGAGCTCATTCTTGTCTTAACCCCATTCTCTTCAACCCCCTTCTGTCAGTGCCCTTTGGTCTTCCAGAAAAACGATTCCAAACCAGCAACACCTTCTGCATGCTCCTACAGCACCTGACCCCAGCTTTGAAGAACTAGGGAGGAAACACAGATTATGCCCAAGGTCTTCAAACTTGCTAATCAGATGTCAAGTCAggaacctcccccccccccccaccattaaCCTCGGGCAAGTCGCTAATTCTACCCTATCTCTTCTCAGCAGCTTTTCAGGGATGAGATGACATCAGGGATGTGAAAGGGTTTTGTACGGTGCCAGCACTCTTCCAGCGTCATTTCCCAGTTTTCCCTAGCTCCCAGCAGAGCCTGGCTCTGTaacaggtgctcaacaaatgtttgttctcaaataaataacaatgcAAGGCAAAGTCATTGAGCACCGGCTAGGTATCAGGCCAGAGACTGGGCACTGAAACCAAGAAGATTGAAACACATCATTCCTCCCCTCCAAGAACTTGCGGAGGTGGAGATTTTAAGCTTCCTTCTTATCATTCAGCCATTGGAGTAAATACTACTCGTGCTGGGCAGAATATGATGGGGGGCCTTGTGGAGGTGAAAATAAGATTTCGGGGGAGGGGATCCAGCCACATCTAAGCCAAGCCATCTGGCTATGGGGCTTTGGACtgaggctggtggggaggaggggctgaggtggCCAAGGCGTTCTTCGACCGGCTGACCGCCGCCCGCCTtcttgccctcccctcctccctcctccttgccCGTGCAGGAGGACAGGCTATTTTTAGCTTGGCATGGGCAACAGCAGCTGTCCTCCAGGGTCTAGTTACCCCTTGAAGTGAAGTGGGGAAGGGGACCTCAGGGGAAATGACAGCCCCAGATTAGGACCCCTCTCTGGGAGGCCGGGTTCTCTCTAACCTTGGTCTGTCATCTTCTGCCCCGTCTCTTCACCCTTGGAGCTCTTGGGATCCTGCACCTTAGCTGGCTTGAGACCGTGCAGGCCCCCCTTCTCCCAGACAAGTCTTCAGGAGAGTTTGGCAAGGCTTCTAGCCCACCCCTGCCACTGGCTTGCTAGGTGACTCACTGTGGCCCTCAGGGTCCCCCCCTCTACGATGAGGGAGACAAGCTAGGAACCCCTCCCCTCACGGCTCCGTAACCAACACTGCCGAAGCCTCAGGTCTGCAGGGAGTCGGCAATCCCCGGaaccccccaacccctccccttcCTAGAGAAGTCCAAGGCCTTCTTCCCAGGCGTCCTCCTAGACATCTGGGCTCCAGGAGCCTTCATGTTCCATCTTCAAACGTCCAATTACTGAACTACAGAGCACCCAGATCTGGCCTGGAAGAGGTCCAGAAGTGCTCCAGCAAGCAAAGTGATGAAGTCCCTTCTTGTCCTTACCATGGTTGCTAGTCCCAGGGCCTCCTCAGCTGCAGGTCACCTCCTCAGCTCTCCACCACCCAAAGATGCCCTGGCCTGCTCCAGCCCCTCGGATTTGTAGGGGgcaccctctcctcccacctccctgctccccaggactAGTTGCCCTGGCCAATCAGATCCTGGGGTCAGCGAgtgcctcctcccccccccccccgcccacccccatcccagagTCCTAGCCCATTACCTAATTTAGCCAAGGGCCCTTGCAGAGAAATTTAAGCCTCTGAGCAGGTGGCAGGCCTTAATGTCCTAGATTCTTAGGAGGAGAACCCGCCCTGCTCCACTGCCTTAGGGAGCCCCTGCTCAAGGAACACGCTGGCTCCAAGATGGGTGAGGACAATCGGAATCGAGAAAAGTGAAGCAGCATGGCAGACGGGGAAGAGCACAAGCCTTGAAGTCTGAAACCCAAGATCCAGATCCTGTCTCTGCAAGCAGTGCACTCTTAGGCAGGCGACGTGccactctgagcttcagtttccttctctgagaGGTGGAGATGGGGACAGTCATGACCTCCCTCACAGACAGACCATGGGAAATGGGGGCCCAGCTACAAGTCACCCAACTTGTGCCCACTCCATAGGGTTGGTGCTTGGCAAGTGGAACGTCCTGTCTTTGAACCGTGgtagagggcaggggaggggaggagggcaaagTGACAGCCACAGTCATTGAACCTTTAGGACGAGCCACACTCTATGTTAAGCATTTTAACCACGTGATGTCACCTAGATCACCCCATCCCATGAGGGAGAAGCTAGGATTATTCCCTTTTTACTAGGGGGCTTTGTAAATCATAAAGGCCTCTAGTCAtgtcagtcattcttttttttttttttttaaagattttatttatttatttgacagagagagatacagcgagagagggaacacaagcaggaggagtgggagggagaagcaggcttcccgctgagcagggagcccgatgcagggctcaatcccaggaccctgggatcatgacctgagccgaaggcagacgcttgacgactgagccaccccggcgccccatgtcagtgattcttttttttttttttttttaatattttatttatttatttgacagagagagacacagtgagagagggaacacaagcagggggagtgggagagggagaagcaggcttcttgccgagcagggagcccgatgcggggctcgatcccaggaccccaggatcatgacctgagccgaaggcagccgcttaacgactgagccacccaggcgccccgccatgtCAGTGATTCTTATTAATCCTGAAGGGAAGTTGGGACAACCCTTGAGGGGACCTGTCCAAACAAGAAATCTAGGGAGGGGTCCAGGAGATGGGTATGCAGTTGGAGGAGAAATAAAGTTGAAAGCAGATCTTCCGCTCAAGTTTACCTTCTCCGGGAAAAGGGTGtttgggattctttttctttttttttttttttattgagggaGAGGGGGATTAGGGGCAGGTTCTCTAGGTGAGTAAAGGGGCAGCCGGCCCCTTCCTAGAGCTTGGTGAAGAAGTCCGGAGCAGCTCAGCTAGCCATCTGGAGAGTGAAGGGATGGGCAGAGCAAGTCCAGTCCGAAGGGAACCCATCCCGCAAATCCACAGGGTCCAGGCTGGGTGTTGGAGAGGTAGGCAATGCTGTGGACAGTGGCTAAGTCAACAGAAAGAGCATGAAGAcaactgagcgcagagcctgggGCCAGTGAAAGGAGGCTGGATTCCAAGGAAGGTAGACGGACAGTGGCAGCTGGGCTGCCATCTTTCTCTATTTATAGACATTCCCAAGAAAAGCTCAGTGGAGCTAGGCCAGGCTACATAAGGCCTCCGCCGGCCAGGCAGAGGGCCAAGGGGCAGCAACACCAGGGGAGTCCAATTTGGATGTGAGCCCTGGAGCCACCAATGATTCCTTTGAAGCAGAGAACTTGGAACTCCCAGCaatcatttgttcattaatttgttctttcatttattcaggaaaatAGATAAGGTCCAAATTTATCTATTCCCTTTAACCACTCCGacctccatcccttccctccccatcctgcATGCTGCTCTGCTCTGGTCAGACTAAAATACAGCTCCAAACAACACCCTGTGTAGCCTCCAGGTCTTTGCACGTGCTGTTTTTTTCTGCCAGGAActtccatcttctctctcttcacCTGCCTACTTCGCTGTAATCTTTCTCAGCTTCAATATCACTTCCTTctggcgcctggctggttcagacggtagagcatgcaactcttgatcttggtatcatgagtgtgtgtgtgtgtgtatttatattatatatttatataaatattcattttaaatatatatttaaagggccacctggctggctcagtcagtggagcatgtgattcttgatctccaggtcataagtttgagccccacattgggtgtagagattacttgaaaaaaaaaaaaatacaaatcaaaaataaCATCACTTCCTTCGGGATCCCTCCTCGCCTACCCAGGCCAAGGGAGTCCAAGGCAGTTTTCAGTAGTTTCTTCAGTCATAGCCCTAAGCATGCCACATGACATGACCTGCTCTGAGTTCCATGGACCAAAGACTGTTACCTGTTCTTCACTGCattccccagcacccagcacttagcacgtgctcaataaataccaTGTTCTTTATAGGAATAACTGAACGGAGTGGCATCTGGTTATGAGGAGGAAGTTCCTAACCATCAAGGTTGAAAAATCACGGGAATGGGAAGCCTCCGGAGATAATGAGCTCCCTGTTACTGACCGTATGCAACCAGGAATTTAATGACCATCTCTCAGGGTGGCTGTAGGGAGATATTATAGGATAGTGGAGAATACAAGACTTCAGGAGGTCTAGTTCTGGTCCTATTTGTATGGCCCAAGGTAGGTCCCTTCCCCTCACTGAGCTTCAgacttcccatctgtaaaacagaagtaCCAGACCAGATTTCTGACAACCCATGGTTTTATGAACACCTGCTTTGTGTTTTTGAACACCTACCCAGATTTGTGAGACCTATGCCAAAATACAAGTTGATATTCTTCGGTGttcagtgaatgagtgagtgttGAATGAATTAAGGAATGAAGTGTGTCTCTTTTTGCCCCCACACCCTACTGCTAAGCTGAATGAAGAGTAGCTAGATTCTTGAAATTACATGGACTTGGCCATAAATCCTAGCTCCCATTATTTCCTAGCTCTGGATTTTGAGAAAGTCAATTTGCCTCTTCATCCTGAAAATGGACCATTATTATCCAATAACAGCCCCTCCCCCAAGATGTGAGTGTGAGATGTGACCCCATGTAAAATGCCTAGAACAGGATGTAGGTCACAGCGGAACCTCTGCACATAGTGGAGTGTGTTTCCCATTCAAAGCTACTtcccccccacttctctctcctgtGCCGTGCAAAAAGGGTAGGAAGGACTGTCAGAGAGATTTCATTTGTTCGATTGTATAACCAACAATATCTGCCTTGCTAGGGACTGATAGCAAGGCCTTTTGACGGGAAGTGACAATAAATTTTTCCTGACCCACTGCTGCCCTCCCAGTAAAAGATAAAACACAGCCAGCCCTTCAGAGAAGCTGCTGAGATTACCAGGCCTTCTGTGTGGGGAAAGAACAGAATGAGGAACTCAGGAAAGGTAGGCTACAAGGCCCCACACTCAGAAACCTCTGGcaagctgtgtgactctgggcaaataACTCTGCCTTTCTGGATCTCACTTCCCCGTTTGCTACTTCCTATGTGTGAGGTTCAAATGAGATGATAAGAACGTGTGAAGACCGTAGAAACAATAATCACTATGTAACTGATCAGTCTGTCAGCCCCTGGTCTGCGCCAGGCACTGGATCAGGGTCCTTACAAGGACTGCAAAATTAGTACTAGTTTTAATTGTTCCTGTTTCACACAGGAAAAAAACCTAGGCTCTAGGGTCGAAGTCAGACTCCAAATCAGATAACGTGTCTTCCCTTGGCCTCAATTTTTTCACCGGCGAGATGGGCTTCCCACTGTGGCATGACTTTGGAAAGTTAGAGCGCTGGATGGAGATTGCGGGATAGATTGGGGGCAGCCGGGACAGACTGGGTCTTCGGGACGGTTAGCAGGATTCACGGGGGGAGAGAGCCCCTGGGGATTGGGTACAATCCCGCAGGACGCTGGGGTTCGCCCAGGCCTACCCAGGATTCCCAAGTCCCTCCCGGAGCGAAAGGCCCGGGATTCCCGGGAGGCTCCGGGgagcgggcggggccgggggcggggcggcggcagGAAGCGGCCGGAGCGGCCGGAGCGGCGCTGGGAGCGGCCTGGGCCCGGCGAAGCCCGGCCGGCCTCGGTAAGCTGCCGGGGCTGCACCCCGGACGCTGGGGAACCGCGTGCCCCTGAGCGCACCGCGGGGCGCGGGAGGGAGAGCCGCGCTAGCGGGCGAAAGAGGCGAGGGGAGGGTCCTGGCCTCTCCCGGGAAGAGCGCGGCCCTAGGTTgcgcggagggggtgggggggcgacgCTAGGCGACGCGCGGGCTCGCAGGGCCCCCCAACGGGCTAGGGCGGGGCCTCCGCGGCGCCCCTCCCTCCGCCGCCTgggccccgcccctcctccccgcgCGGGGCCCCGGGtctccctcccgcccccgcccaggACCCAGCGTCGCGCACTCCCCCCAGGGTGCCATGGCCTCGCGGCTCCTGCACCGGCTGCGGCACGCCCTGGCCGGCGACAACCCGGGGGAGGCGGCGACCGGCCCGGAGGCCGAGCAGTTCCCGGAGAGCTCGGAGCTGGAGGACGACGACGCCGAGGGCCTGTCCTCCCGCCTCAGCGGCACCCTCAGCTTCACCAGCGCCGAGGACGAAGAGGACGACGACGAGGAGGACGACGGGGAGGTTGGCCCCGACTCGCTGCCCTCTGGGGACGGGGCGTCGGGAGAAGATGCAGGCGAGTTCCCGAAGACAGAGGCGGGAA
Above is a window of Halichoerus grypus chromosome 10, mHalGry1.hap1.1, whole genome shotgun sequence DNA encoding:
- the TNNC2 gene encoding troponin C, skeletal muscle isoform X1, producing the protein MTDQQAEARSYLSEEMIAEFKAAFDMFDADGGGDISVKELGTVMRMLGQTPTKEELDAIIEEVDEDGSGTIDFEEFLVMMVRQMKEDAKGKSEEELAECFRIFDRNADGYIDAEELAEIFRASGEHVTDEELESLMKDGDKNNDGRIDFDEFLKMMEGVQ
- the TNNC2 gene encoding troponin C, skeletal muscle isoform X2; the protein is MIAEFKAAFDMFDADGGGDISVKELGTVMRMLGQTPTKEELDAIIEEVDEDGSGTIDFEEFLVMMVRQMKEDAKGKSEEELAECFRIFDRNADGYIDAEELAEIFRASGEHVTDEELESLMKDGDKNNDGRIDFDEFLKMMEGVQ